In Brevibacillus brevis NBRC 100599, a single genomic region encodes these proteins:
- a CDS encoding shikimate kinase has product MKNLVLVGFMGTGKTTVGAALAASLEMKHTDLDDAIVEWEGRSIPEIFTDQGEAYFRDVETKRLAQLLAVGSQVVTTGGGAVLRKQNVEMMLEHGIVIALHATEEELIKRLEKDTGRPLLAGGVATRVKTLMAERAGVYDFAPIQVDTTGKSLSDIVLEIKRQVVERTQDGEQ; this is encoded by the coding sequence ATGAAAAACCTGGTGTTAGTCGGATTTATGGGAACGGGAAAAACCACGGTTGGCGCCGCACTCGCTGCCTCTTTAGAAATGAAGCATACGGACTTGGATGATGCAATCGTAGAATGGGAAGGTCGCAGTATTCCAGAAATCTTCACGGATCAAGGTGAAGCGTATTTCCGAGACGTCGAGACGAAACGTCTGGCGCAATTACTGGCAGTAGGATCTCAGGTAGTAACAACTGGGGGAGGAGCTGTATTACGGAAGCAAAACGTAGAGATGATGTTGGAGCATGGCATCGTAATCGCGCTGCATGCGACGGAAGAAGAGCTCATCAAGCGTTTGGAAAAGGATACAGGCCGTCCGTTGTTGGCAGGAGGAGTCGCGACAAGGGTAAAAACCTTAATGGCGGAGCGCGCAGGTGTATACGATTTCGCGCCCATTCAGGTGGATACGACAGGAAAGAGCCTTTCCGATATTGTACTGGAAATTAAGAGGCAAGTGGTTGAAAGAACACAGGACGGGGAACAATAG
- a CDS encoding YqzE family protein, with amino-acid sequence MSFQEYLKYLTKLFVQYMDTPKDERRLRKTPRESWSSRWFGAIPMSIRLLWRK; translated from the coding sequence ATGTCCTTTCAGGAATATTTAAAGTACCTGACGAAACTGTTTGTGCAGTACATGGATACTCCAAAAGATGAACGCCGTTTACGTAAGACTCCACGCGAGTCCTGGTCGTCACGCTGGTTTGGTGCCATTCCTATGTCCATACGACTGTTGTGGCGCAAATAA
- a CDS encoding YkuS family protein, whose amino-acid sequence MARVAVENSLSEVCKMLRQNGYEVVDLGNWQQVVDAIVITGQDINVLGDQNKTITGAPVINAEGMTAHEIFHAVHERLSPTEHR is encoded by the coding sequence ATGGCGAGAGTAGCGGTAGAAAATTCCCTGTCTGAAGTGTGCAAGATGCTGCGTCAAAATGGTTACGAAGTTGTTGATTTAGGCAACTGGCAGCAGGTGGTAGATGCGATTGTCATTACAGGACAGGATATCAACGTACTGGGTGATCAAAACAAAACGATTACAGGAGCTCCCGTCATTAATGCAGAGGGAATGACCGCCCATGAAATTTTTCATGCCGTTCATGAGCGTCTCTCTCCTACAGAACATCGGTGA
- a CDS encoding YqhG family protein codes for MQQQQVRQFVERYLATFSAHIVESHPDYFTVKLPVEVDKDIGNRPFYWSWVDKMNLAYQPLVLTFTFHPDCTPEGLRSEHLHLGATRMQQIFASTKKHGSFVCMYEQQGGLLGNAGKRRSTPLVPWLGMNLKVSLLCDKRRDILLYLGINLHQPRLVTDFTSFLFSLSLTPAIPDYYYTLDRKVTIQEALQMAEQEVEHTLEQEDQHWAEEARTRLSEELAILEAYYEELARREPEKEQSKADETEEAVERTEAQPSLEQEALHPEPDPAGPTSVEQPTSFDEYRASGGRILDFLRTNGIQTTPRAEIHLAEWKKSTPDEERQRRKDELVWQYEPRIEVSFINGGLFYLSSVPPLMRSSKAKSMRHLPASGRIM; via the coding sequence ATGCAGCAACAACAGGTCAGACAATTTGTCGAGCGCTATTTGGCGACTTTTTCTGCCCATATCGTCGAATCTCACCCGGATTATTTCACAGTCAAACTCCCTGTCGAGGTGGACAAAGATATCGGCAATCGCCCTTTTTACTGGAGCTGGGTGGATAAAATGAACTTGGCTTATCAGCCATTGGTGCTCACCTTTACTTTTCATCCGGATTGCACGCCTGAAGGATTGCGATCCGAGCATCTGCATTTAGGGGCTACCCGTATGCAACAAATTTTCGCTTCAACCAAAAAGCATGGCAGCTTTGTCTGTATGTACGAGCAGCAAGGGGGGCTTTTAGGCAATGCTGGCAAGCGTCGGTCAACCCCTCTCGTTCCTTGGCTCGGGATGAACTTGAAGGTTTCTCTGCTCTGTGACAAGCGACGTGACATTTTATTGTACCTGGGGATTAATTTGCATCAGCCGCGGTTGGTGACGGACTTCACTTCGTTTTTATTTTCACTTTCCTTGACCCCTGCGATCCCTGACTACTATTACACGTTGGATCGAAAGGTAACCATACAGGAAGCCCTCCAAATGGCAGAACAGGAAGTCGAACATACATTGGAACAAGAAGATCAGCATTGGGCAGAGGAAGCGCGCACACGTTTGAGCGAAGAATTGGCTATCTTGGAAGCGTACTATGAAGAATTGGCAAGGCGAGAACCAGAAAAGGAACAGTCAAAAGCAGACGAAACCGAAGAAGCAGTAGAGCGAACAGAAGCGCAGCCGTCACTCGAACAAGAAGCCCTCCACCCTGAGCCTGATCCAGCTGGACCAACTTCTGTCGAACAGCCCACATCTTTTGACGAATACCGGGCGTCTGGCGGACGAATCCTCGACTTTTTACGTACAAACGGAATCCAAACCACCCCACGCGCAGAGATTCATCTAGCAGAGTGGAAAAAGAGCACGCCAGATGAGGAGAGACAACGCCGAAAAGACGAGCTGGTATGGCAATACGAGCCGCGGATCGAGGTTTCGTTCATCAACGGTGGTTTGTTCTATTTATCTTCCGTTCCTCCGCTCATGCGGTCTTCGAAAGCAAAAAGCATGCGACATCTCCCCGCATCAGGGCGAATCATGTAA
- a CDS encoding DEAD/DEAH box helicase, translating to MPNVPISFDTSWINPLTERMQEDGPWDKWELFKLSLEAEEAMAVHDFDQLQCLKYLPLLSPFPHQLETAKRVLLEMRGRAILADEVGLGKTIEAGLIMKEYMVRGLAKKILVLVPASLVIQWTKELHQKFGIAAVAQKKEYMWRQHEVVVASIDTAKRDPHRRHVLDIDYDMLIIDEAHKLKNKRTRNYQFVKEIRKKYCLLLTATPIQNEMDELYNLINLLKPGHLGHTSTFSTNYVEGKRQSKNSEKLREEIEKVMIRNKRSDGGIQFTSRRVQSIPIDLTPEEMTLYEGVTRFVREQYQTGFGVGGFNSLALITLQREVCSSKEAAFMTLYNMHQRTGEDSPLRTQILELVEMIKQIETHSKAAKTVELIQQINDKVIIFTEYRATQNYLQKYLHDHGITSVPFRGGFKRSKKDWMTDLFQNRAQVLIATEAGGEGINLQFCNQVINYDMPWNPMRVEQRIGRVHRLGQKRDVHIYNLSTTGTIEEHILKLLYEKIDLFEMVIGELDDIVERLNLNHSLEDNLIQIIMDSQSSKEMALKLDNIGHAIRASKITKEDVPLSEAADQ from the coding sequence ATGCCGAATGTTCCTATTTCATTTGATACGAGTTGGATCAATCCGCTTACAGAACGAATGCAAGAAGATGGTCCTTGGGATAAGTGGGAGCTGTTCAAGCTCTCATTGGAAGCCGAGGAAGCGATGGCTGTTCACGATTTTGACCAGCTACAATGTCTGAAATACCTTCCACTCTTATCGCCATTTCCTCACCAATTGGAGACAGCAAAACGTGTCCTGCTAGAAATGCGTGGTCGTGCCATTCTCGCAGATGAGGTCGGTTTGGGAAAGACGATCGAAGCAGGGTTGATCATGAAGGAGTATATGGTTCGCGGCTTGGCTAAAAAAATTCTCGTCCTGGTTCCGGCCTCTCTCGTGATTCAATGGACAAAAGAGCTTCATCAAAAATTCGGCATTGCAGCAGTCGCACAAAAAAAGGAATATATGTGGCGGCAGCACGAGGTCGTTGTCGCATCCATAGATACAGCAAAACGAGATCCACACAGACGTCACGTGCTCGACATCGATTACGACATGCTTATCATCGACGAGGCCCATAAACTCAAAAATAAACGTACCCGCAACTATCAGTTCGTTAAGGAGATCCGCAAAAAATATTGCCTGCTCCTTACTGCCACTCCCATTCAAAACGAGATGGACGAGCTATACAACCTCATCAATTTGTTAAAGCCAGGTCACCTCGGCCATACATCCACCTTCTCTACCAATTACGTAGAGGGCAAACGCCAATCCAAAAACAGCGAGAAATTGCGGGAAGAAATTGAAAAGGTCATGATTCGCAACAAACGAAGTGATGGCGGTATCCAATTCACCAGCCGTCGTGTTCAGTCGATCCCGATTGACCTAACCCCTGAGGAAATGACCTTGTACGAAGGGGTGACCCGCTTTGTCCGCGAGCAATACCAAACAGGATTTGGGGTTGGTGGCTTCAACTCTCTCGCTCTGATTACCTTGCAGCGTGAGGTCTGCTCCAGTAAGGAAGCTGCGTTTATGACACTGTACAACATGCACCAGCGTACTGGCGAGGACTCTCCTTTGCGCACGCAAATTCTTGAGCTAGTTGAGATGATCAAACAAATAGAGACCCATTCCAAGGCCGCCAAAACAGTTGAGCTCATTCAACAAATCAACGACAAGGTGATCATTTTTACAGAGTACCGAGCAACACAAAACTATCTACAAAAGTATTTGCACGACCACGGCATTACCTCTGTCCCCTTCCGCGGTGGCTTTAAACGCAGCAAAAAGGACTGGATGACGGATCTTTTCCAAAATCGTGCACAAGTCCTGATCGCGACGGAAGCGGGCGGCGAAGGGATCAATTTGCAGTTCTGCAATCAAGTCATCAATTACGATATGCCTTGGAATCCCATGCGAGTGGAGCAACGAATCGGCCGCGTCCATCGGCTGGGACAAAAAAGGGATGTGCACATTTACAATTTATCGACAACAGGAACGATCGAGGAGCATATTCTCAAACTACTGTATGAAAAAATCGACCTGTTTGAAATGGTCATCGGTGAACTCGATGATATTGTGGAACGCCTGAATCTAAACCACTCCTTGGAAGATAATCTGATTCAAATCATTATGGATTCTCAATCCTCCAAAGAAATGGCGCTAAAGCTCGATAACATTGGACACGCGATTCGAGCAAGCAAAATAACAAAAGAAGACGTACCACTATCTGAGGCGGCTGACCAATAA
- the gcvT gene encoding glycine cleavage system aminomethyltransferase GcvT, protein MSNLKRTPLFDSYAKYGAKTIDFGGWDLPVQFTSIGQEHEAVRTKAGLFDVSHMGEVDVKGENALTYLQRVTTNDVSKLAVGQAQYSVLCYPDGGTVDDLLVYKYADDHYLLVINAGNIDKDYAWLEEHLIPGVTIENISPQTAQIAIQGPLAESILQKLTTTDLSQIGFFRFERDVQVSGIPGLVSRTGYTGEDGFEIYLDADRAAELWDILLDAGKEEGLLPCGLGARDTLRFEAKLPLYGQELSKDITPIEAGIGFAVKVDKEVPFIGQEVLKAQKENGAPRKLVGIEMIDRGIPRTHYPVYVGEELIGEVTTGTQSPTLKKNVGLALVKTEHAAIGTPVEVEIRGKRLKAEVVAAPFYKRPKN, encoded by the coding sequence ATGTCCAATTTGAAACGTACGCCACTATTTGATTCTTATGCAAAGTATGGCGCGAAAACCATCGACTTCGGTGGTTGGGATCTGCCGGTGCAGTTTACAAGCATTGGTCAAGAGCATGAAGCCGTTCGGACAAAAGCTGGTCTATTTGATGTTTCCCATATGGGAGAAGTGGACGTAAAAGGGGAAAACGCTCTTACTTATCTCCAGCGTGTGACTACGAATGACGTGTCTAAGCTGGCAGTCGGGCAGGCGCAGTACAGTGTGCTTTGTTACCCAGATGGGGGAACGGTAGACGATCTGCTTGTTTACAAGTATGCAGATGATCATTACTTGCTCGTCATCAACGCGGGGAATATCGACAAAGACTATGCGTGGCTAGAAGAACATCTGATTCCAGGCGTAACGATTGAGAATATTTCGCCACAAACAGCACAAATCGCCATTCAAGGTCCTCTGGCAGAATCCATTCTGCAAAAGCTGACGACTACAGACTTGTCTCAAATCGGTTTTTTCCGTTTTGAGCGTGATGTGCAAGTGAGCGGTATTCCAGGTTTGGTCTCCCGCACTGGCTATACTGGCGAAGATGGCTTCGAGATTTATTTGGATGCCGATCGTGCAGCAGAGCTGTGGGACATCTTGCTGGATGCTGGAAAAGAAGAAGGTCTGTTGCCATGCGGTCTCGGTGCGCGCGATACGCTTCGTTTTGAAGCCAAGCTGCCACTGTACGGACAAGAGCTCAGCAAAGACATTACTCCGATCGAAGCGGGCATTGGCTTTGCTGTCAAGGTAGACAAAGAGGTGCCGTTCATCGGTCAAGAAGTGCTGAAGGCACAAAAAGAAAACGGTGCCCCACGCAAGCTCGTAGGGATCGAAATGATCGATCGTGGGATTCCGCGCACGCATTACCCTGTCTATGTGGGGGAAGAGCTCATTGGCGAAGTGACGACGGGAACACAATCTCCAACCTTGAAGAAAAACGTCGGTCTCGCTCTCGTAAAAACCGAGCATGCTGCGATAGGTACACCAGTAGAAGTAGAAATTCGCGGAAAACGTCTGAAAGCAGAAGTTGTTGCCGCTCCATTTTATAAACGCCCAAAAAACTAA
- the gcvPA gene encoding aminomethyl-transferring glycine dehydrogenase subunit GcvPA, with amino-acid sequence MKYRYLPQTDQDKREMLETLGISSVEELFADIPEEVRFKGALNIPEALSEPDLVKYFTHLANKNVNFSTHVNFLGAGVYQHYTPSTVNHMLLRGEFFTAYTPYQPEISQGELQAIFEFQTMVCELTGMEVANSSMYDGATSLAEAAMMAAGHTGKKRVIVSRAVHPEARGVLKTYAYGQNVELVEVGINSDGVTDTAALEALVDENTAAIIVQYPNFFGNVEDLGAIETIAHGKGALLITSSNPLALGVLEAPGKLGADIVVGDMQPFGIPASFGGPHCGYFATTTKLMRKMPGRIVGQTKDENGKRGFVLTLQAREQHIRREKATSNICSNQALLALAASIAMTALGKQGVQEMAMMNLQKAHYAKNALQAKGLEIVFTSPFFNEFVVKLNKPVAEVNKGLLAAGIIGGYDLGLDYPEFANHTLLAVTELRTKEEIDILAAELEAITRA; translated from the coding sequence GTGAAATACCGCTACCTGCCCCAAACTGATCAGGACAAGCGCGAAATGCTGGAAACGCTCGGCATTTCAAGTGTAGAAGAACTATTTGCTGATATTCCGGAAGAAGTACGCTTTAAAGGTGCATTGAATATTCCAGAAGCACTTTCCGAGCCAGATTTGGTGAAGTATTTTACACACCTCGCGAATAAAAACGTAAATTTCAGCACGCATGTTAACTTTCTAGGTGCGGGTGTTTATCAACATTACACGCCGAGCACAGTTAATCACATGCTGCTTCGCGGTGAATTCTTTACCGCTTATACACCGTACCAGCCTGAGATCAGCCAAGGTGAGCTGCAAGCTATTTTCGAGTTCCAAACGATGGTATGTGAGCTGACTGGCATGGAGGTAGCGAACTCCTCGATGTATGACGGCGCAACTTCTTTGGCAGAGGCAGCGATGATGGCTGCTGGTCACACTGGCAAAAAGCGCGTAATCGTTTCCCGCGCTGTACATCCAGAAGCGCGTGGTGTTTTGAAAACATATGCGTATGGACAAAACGTTGAGCTGGTTGAGGTAGGTATCAACAGCGATGGCGTTACGGATACAGCGGCTCTGGAAGCGCTTGTTGATGAAAATACAGCAGCGATCATCGTGCAGTATCCGAACTTCTTCGGAAACGTTGAGGACTTGGGAGCGATTGAAACAATTGCGCACGGAAAAGGCGCACTGTTGATCACATCCTCCAATCCGCTTGCGCTAGGTGTACTGGAGGCGCCGGGCAAATTGGGCGCAGATATCGTAGTGGGTGACATGCAGCCATTCGGTATTCCAGCATCCTTTGGCGGACCACATTGCGGATACTTTGCTACCACAACCAAACTGATGCGCAAAATGCCAGGTCGTATCGTCGGTCAAACGAAGGACGAAAATGGCAAGCGCGGCTTCGTATTGACGCTGCAAGCGCGTGAACAACATATTCGTCGTGAAAAAGCGACTTCTAATATCTGCTCGAACCAAGCGCTGCTCGCATTGGCTGCTTCCATTGCCATGACTGCACTCGGCAAGCAGGGTGTACAAGAAATGGCAATGATGAACCTGCAAAAAGCTCATTACGCCAAGAATGCCCTGCAAGCAAAAGGCTTGGAGATCGTATTCACTTCTCCATTCTTCAACGAGTTTGTAGTGAAGCTGAACAAACCAGTTGCAGAAGTAAACAAAGGCCTGCTGGCTGCTGGAATCATTGGAGGCTATGATCTCGGTCTCGACTATCCAGAGTTTGCAAATCATACCTTGCTTGCAGTAACTGAGCTGCGTACCAAAGAAGAAATCGACATATTGGCGGCTGAATTGGAGGCGATCACACGTGCGTAA
- the gcvPB gene encoding aminomethyl-transferring glycine dehydrogenase subunit GcvPB, producing MRNDQEKALIFEMSKPGRVGYNLPALDVPEVEVASLLPKHLIRETPAELPEVSELQLVRHYTELSRRNHGVDNGFYPLGSCTMKYNPKINEDVARYAGFAQTHPYQPEETVQGALELLYNLQEELGEITGMDAVTLQPAAGAAGEWTGLMMIRAYHESRGEAHRTKVIVPNSAHGTNPASAAVAGLDTVTIASDERGLVDIQALRDAVGPDTAALMLTNPNTLGLFEEDIVEMAKIVHEAGGLLYYDGANANAILGIARPGDMGFDVVHLNLHKTFTGPHGGGGPGAGPVGVKKVLEPFLPTPIVAKKEDGSFYWDSNRPASIGRVKGYNGNFGILVRAYSYIRTMGPEGLLQVSQNAVLSANYMMRRLATAYHLPFDRVCKHEFVLSGVNQKKLGVRTLDIAKRLLDFGYHPPTIYFPLIVDECLMIEPTETETKETLDEFIDVMLQIARECEETPEIVQEAPHTTVVKRLDEATAARKPILRYQPQA from the coding sequence GTGCGTAACGACCAGGAGAAAGCACTGATCTTTGAAATGAGCAAACCAGGCCGTGTGGGCTACAATTTGCCGGCATTGGATGTTCCGGAAGTAGAAGTAGCAAGCCTTTTGCCAAAGCACCTCATCCGCGAAACGCCGGCTGAGCTGCCAGAGGTATCTGAGCTGCAATTGGTTCGTCACTATACCGAACTGTCTCGTCGCAACCACGGGGTAGACAATGGCTTCTATCCGCTTGGTTCTTGCACGATGAAATACAACCCGAAAATTAACGAAGATGTTGCCCGTTACGCAGGCTTTGCGCAGACACATCCGTACCAACCGGAAGAAACTGTACAGGGCGCTTTGGAGCTGTTGTACAACCTGCAAGAAGAGCTGGGTGAAATTACAGGCATGGACGCAGTTACCCTGCAACCAGCTGCTGGTGCTGCGGGTGAGTGGACAGGTTTGATGATGATCCGCGCTTACCACGAGAGCCGTGGGGAAGCGCATCGTACCAAAGTAATCGTGCCGAACTCCGCACACGGTACGAATCCGGCATCTGCTGCTGTAGCTGGTTTGGATACCGTAACCATTGCATCTGACGAGCGTGGATTGGTTGATATTCAAGCGCTGCGCGATGCAGTAGGACCTGACACAGCTGCTTTGATGTTGACGAACCCGAACACTCTCGGATTGTTTGAAGAAGATATCGTGGAAATGGCGAAAATCGTCCATGAAGCTGGCGGCCTCTTGTACTATGATGGTGCGAATGCGAACGCGATTTTGGGAATCGCCCGTCCGGGAGACATGGGCTTCGACGTAGTGCATCTGAACTTGCACAAAACGTTTACAGGCCCTCACGGCGGCGGTGGCCCGGGTGCTGGTCCGGTCGGCGTGAAAAAAGTTCTCGAGCCATTCCTGCCTACACCAATCGTAGCGAAGAAGGAAGACGGAAGCTTCTACTGGGACAGCAATCGTCCGGCTTCCATCGGACGCGTAAAAGGCTACAACGGAAACTTCGGTATTCTCGTTCGTGCATACAGCTATATCCGTACGATGGGGCCAGAAGGCTTGCTGCAAGTTTCCCAAAATGCGGTGCTCTCCGCCAATTACATGATGCGTCGACTGGCAACGGCTTATCATCTGCCATTTGATCGCGTCTGCAAGCACGAGTTCGTTCTGTCTGGAGTGAACCAGAAGAAGCTGGGCGTACGCACGCTCGATATCGCAAAACGCTTGCTCGACTTCGGTTATCACCCGCCAACGATCTACTTCCCATTGATCGTTGACGAGTGCCTCATGATCGAACCAACCGAAACCGAGACAAAAGAAACGCTCGATGAGTTCATCGACGTCATGCTGCAAATTGCCCGCGAGTGCGAGGAAACGCCAGAAATCGTTCAGGAAGCTCCTCATACCACTGTCGTCAAACGTTTGGATGAAGCGACAGCGGCGAGAAAGCCAATCCTACGTTATCAACCGCAAGCATAA
- a CDS encoding undecaprenyldiphospho-muramoylpentapeptide beta-N-acetylglucosaminyltransferase, whose product MKRRIVFTGGGSAGHVTVNLALIPHFIKLGWEVAYIGSVTGIERELVANHPDVRYIGISSGKLRRYFDWRNMSDPLRVLKGIWQAFRFLGKWKPDVIFSKGGFVSVPVVFGGWLNRLPVVIHESDLTPGLANKLAVPFSNKVCVTFPDSLSKVPRSKGIHVGAVVREELKQGRKEAGLAYCSFTTKKPVLLVMGGSLGARRINEAVRRTLPNLLEHFSIVHICGKNQVDETIQVTGYKQFEYVQEELPDLLAMADLVVSRAGSNAIYEFLALQKPMLLIPLSREASRGDQILNAQSFERQGLCHVLLEEELTDDRFYQALNDLQTNRESILQRMREENEKKTDALAQVMAILQETARSK is encoded by the coding sequence ATGAAGAGAAGGATTGTTTTTACCGGTGGTGGTTCGGCAGGTCATGTCACTGTGAATCTTGCGCTCATCCCCCATTTTATCAAGCTGGGCTGGGAAGTCGCCTACATTGGTTCAGTGACTGGAATCGAACGTGAGCTCGTCGCCAACCATCCGGATGTCCGCTATATTGGCATTTCTTCAGGAAAACTGCGACGTTACTTTGATTGGAGAAACATGAGTGACCCGCTGCGAGTCCTCAAAGGCATTTGGCAAGCCTTTCGCTTTCTCGGCAAATGGAAGCCGGATGTGATTTTTTCCAAAGGAGGCTTCGTTTCCGTACCGGTTGTATTTGGGGGGTGGCTAAACCGTCTTCCCGTTGTCATCCATGAATCTGATCTGACACCCGGTCTCGCAAACAAGCTGGCTGTCCCTTTTTCTAACAAGGTGTGCGTAACATTTCCGGATTCGCTTTCGAAAGTACCGAGAAGCAAAGGGATTCACGTAGGCGCAGTCGTGAGAGAAGAGTTGAAGCAGGGGCGAAAAGAAGCAGGCTTGGCGTACTGCTCCTTTACCACAAAAAAGCCTGTCCTGCTTGTCATGGGGGGAAGCTTGGGAGCGCGCCGAATCAACGAGGCGGTACGTCGCACATTGCCTAACCTGCTGGAGCATTTTTCCATTGTGCATATTTGTGGCAAAAATCAAGTGGATGAAACGATTCAGGTAACAGGCTACAAGCAATTCGAGTATGTTCAGGAGGAGTTGCCTGATTTGCTAGCGATGGCAGATCTTGTTGTGTCTCGTGCTGGCTCCAATGCCATTTATGAGTTTTTAGCCCTCCAAAAGCCGATGCTCTTGATACCGTTGTCCCGTGAAGCAAGTCGGGGTGATCAGATTTTAAATGCCCAGTCCTTTGAAAGGCAGGGCTTGTGTCATGTTCTGCTGGAAGAAGAGCTAACGGATGATCGCTTTTATCAAGCATTGAATGACTTGCAAACGAACAGGGAGTCCATCTTGCAGCGAATGCGCGAAGAGAATGAGAAGAAAACAGATGCATTGGCACAGGTCATGGCGATTTTACAGGAGACAGCTCGCTCAAAATAG
- a CDS encoding lipoate--protein ligase family protein translates to MEQWRYIVTEAMSPAMNMAVDEAILQLHSEGKVPPTVRFYTWDPATLSIGYFQKAIKEINLEEVQNRGLGFVRRATGGRAVLHDQELTYSVIVSEDHPKMPSSVTEAYKIISLGLLHGFQNLGLSAEMVSLASEEEKEKYNSPGSSACFDSPSWYELVVEGKKVAGSAQTRQKGVILQHGSILLDMDVDLLFSLLHFPSERVKQRMIDSFRQKAVTINEVSSRPISLQESIEAFSKGFASGLEVELTPSTLTDEELALAEELVRTRYATDEWNLRR, encoded by the coding sequence ATGGAACAGTGGCGCTATATCGTGACGGAAGCCATGTCACCCGCAATGAATATGGCAGTAGATGAAGCAATTTTGCAGTTGCACAGTGAGGGGAAGGTTCCCCCGACCGTTCGTTTTTACACGTGGGACCCAGCGACACTGTCAATTGGTTATTTCCAGAAGGCCATCAAGGAAATCAACCTGGAGGAAGTTCAAAATAGAGGATTGGGCTTTGTTCGCAGAGCGACAGGAGGGCGTGCTGTTCTCCACGATCAGGAGCTAACATACAGTGTCATCGTATCCGAAGACCATCCGAAAATGCCTTCGAGCGTGACGGAAGCCTACAAAATCATCAGCTTGGGACTGCTGCACGGATTCCAAAATCTTGGACTCTCGGCGGAAATGGTCTCCTTGGCAAGTGAGGAGGAGAAGGAAAAGTACAATTCTCCAGGGTCATCGGCCTGCTTTGATTCTCCCTCCTGGTATGAACTCGTGGTAGAGGGGAAAAAAGTAGCGGGAAGCGCGCAGACCCGGCAAAAGGGTGTTATTCTTCAGCACGGCTCTATCCTACTTGATATGGATGTGGATTTGCTATTCTCACTCTTACATTTCCCGTCGGAGCGGGTAAAACAACGGATGATCGATAGCTTCCGACAAAAAGCAGTGACGATCAATGAAGTAAGCTCACGGCCAATCAGTCTCCAAGAATCGATCGAGGCGTTCTCGAAAGGCTTTGCATCTGGACTGGAAGTGGAGCTGACCCCTTCAACGCTTACGGACGAAGAACTCGCTTTGGCAGAAGAGCTTGTGCGTACGCGCTATGCCACGGACGAATGGAATCTGCGGCGTTAA
- the dat gene encoding D-amino-acid transaminase — translation MLYVDGKWVEEGQVAVHPEDRGYNFGDGIYEVVRIYKGRMYQWDGHLTRLFRSAKEIKMELPWSAEELTDLANQLITKNNITENDDASLYLQVSRGSAPRVHDIPSGIQPVIMGFVRRKDRPVADMKKGLTAQLVEDIRWLRCDIKTLNLLGAVLVKQYAKDAGAQESILHRNGVITECSASNLFVVKNGELYTHQADNLILHGITRQVVIDLARNNGITVHEEAFDIAFLKQADEVFLTSTTAEIMPLISVDGVAVGNGQPGPVVLTLQDLFEQHINTSVLV, via the coding sequence ATGCTCTATGTAGATGGGAAATGGGTAGAAGAAGGGCAAGTCGCAGTTCATCCAGAAGACCGCGGTTATAACTTTGGGGATGGCATCTATGAGGTAGTACGCATTTATAAGGGGCGCATGTATCAATGGGATGGACATCTAACCCGATTGTTTCGAAGTGCCAAAGAAATAAAAATGGAGCTTCCATGGAGCGCAGAAGAGCTGACAGACTTAGCGAATCAGCTGATCACCAAGAACAACATCACGGAGAATGACGACGCTAGCCTTTACTTGCAAGTATCTCGTGGCTCCGCTCCACGTGTACACGATATTCCCTCCGGAATCCAGCCTGTGATAATGGGCTTTGTCCGTCGTAAGGACCGCCCTGTCGCCGATATGAAGAAAGGCTTGACAGCTCAGCTCGTTGAAGATATCCGCTGGCTGCGTTGTGATATCAAAACACTCAACCTGCTAGGTGCTGTTCTAGTCAAACAATACGCAAAGGATGCAGGTGCCCAAGAATCGATTCTGCACCGCAACGGCGTCATAACAGAGTGCAGCGCTTCCAATTTGTTCGTCGTGAAAAATGGCGAGTTGTATACGCATCAGGCTGACAATCTGATCCTGCACGGAATTACTCGCCAAGTGGTCATTGATTTGGCTCGAAACAATGGCATCACTGTCCATGAAGAAGCATTCGACATTGCTTTCTTAAAGCAAGCAGATGAAGTCTTCCTCACAAGCACGACCGCGGAAATCATGCCGCTCATCTCGGTAGATGGCGTCGCTGTCGGCAACGGACAACCAGGACCTGTCGTGCTTACGCTACAAGACTTGTTTGAACAGCATATCAACACAAGTGTACTCGTGTAA